From one Agathobaculum sp. NTUH-O15-33 genomic stretch:
- a CDS encoding single-stranded DNA-binding protein, with protein sequence MLNKAILMGRLTRDPELRHTQSNTAVTSFRLAIDRDRKGPNGERQADFIDCVAWGRQAEFVTQWFAKGTMAIVVGRIQSRQWQDQNGNNRTAIEVNCDEVSFGETKKQHEGKSPKQTAPNIAANEFEELEDDGEDVPF encoded by the coding sequence ATGCTCAATAAGGCAATTTTAATGGGCCGCTTGACCCGTGACCCGGAGCTTCGGCACACGCAGAGCAACACGGCGGTAACGTCGTTCCGGCTTGCGATAGACCGAGACCGCAAGGGGCCGAACGGCGAGCGGCAGGCGGATTTCATCGACTGTGTGGCATGGGGCCGTCAAGCGGAGTTCGTGACGCAGTGGTTTGCGAAGGGTACTATGGCGATCGTGGTCGGCCGCATACAGTCTCGCCAATGGCAGGATCAGAACGGCAACAACCGCACCGCTATTGAGGTGAACTGCGATGAAGTTTCCTTCGGCGAGACCAAGAAGCAGCACGAAGGGAAATCGCCGAAGCAGACAGCACCAAACATTGCAGCAAACGAATTTGAAGAGCTTGAGGACGACGGAGAAGATGTACCGTTTTAA
- a CDS encoding helix-turn-helix domain-containing protein — translation MTREQKIDICTMRIDGRTLPYIAEKYGVSKQYIHQLLNSIASERGNVIKTQVAYPRIRVEMENQNINVSKLAKLSGVSYYTVLGAITKTRECRMNTYAKIANGLGISLSEMLEE, via the coding sequence ATGACACGAGAGCAGAAAATCGATATTTGCACTATGCGAATAGATGGAAGAACCTTGCCATATATCGCAGAAAAATACGGAGTATCAAAGCAATACATTCACCAGTTATTAAATTCTATAGCGAGTGAACGGGGCAATGTTATAAAAACGCAGGTTGCATATCCAAGGATACGCGTTGAAATGGAGAATCAAAATATCAACGTTTCCAAATTAGCGAAACTATCAGGCGTTTCCTATTATACGGTTCTCGGCGCTATAACCAAAACACGCGAATGTAGAATGAACACATATGCAAAAATCGCAAACGGCCTAGGAATATCCTTATCCGAAATGTTGGAGGAATGA
- a CDS encoding helix-turn-helix domain-containing protein yields MSEYERIKEIRLHVNLSQAQFGKKIGVSRDVINNLERGRAELKDYMCKLICSEYQIDENWLRTGEGEMTAPLSKDEEFHQLLTEIEFSGDESVREMLQAYWNLEENEKAAIKRLISDLNKK; encoded by the coding sequence ATGTCTGAATATGAACGAATTAAAGAGATAAGATTGCATGTTAATTTATCTCAGGCCCAGTTTGGAAAAAAAATCGGCGTTAGCCGAGATGTCATAAACAATCTTGAGCGCGGACGTGCAGAACTGAAAGATTATATGTGTAAATTGATTTGCTCTGAATATCAAATAGACGAGAATTGGCTTCGCACCGGAGAGGGCGAGATGACAGCGCCGCTATCCAAGGACGAAGAGTTTCACCAGCTTCTAACTGAGATTGAGTTTTCTGGAGACGAATCCGTACGTGAAATGCTGCAAGCATATTGGAATCTTGAGGAAAATGAAAAGGCCGCCATCAAAAGATTGATTAGCGACCTTAACAAAAAGTAG
- the hfq gene encoding RNA chaperone Hfq: protein MDSKTPVNLQDKLLNAVRKDHTPVTIFLTNGFQIKCTVTGFDSNVIMVLAGGAQEMIYKHAISTIVPQTPVDISVQ from the coding sequence ATGGATAGTAAGACACCTGTTAACCTACAGGACAAATTATTAAACGCCGTGCGGAAAGATCACACACCAGTAACCATCTTTCTAACAAACGGGTTCCAGATTAAATGTACCGTAACCGGATTCGACAGCAACGTTATCATGGTTCTAGCTGGCGGAGCACAGGAGATGATATATAAGCATGCAATATCGACTATAGTTCCGCAAACTCCCGTCGATATTTCCGTTCAATAA
- a CDS encoding ERF family protein, with amino-acid sequence MNLFEKMAAVMQDVQYLAKDNRVEFKSTNYKAISEEKVTSAMRKALLQHGLVVFPVEQERTRVGTITSVDVKYRLQNVDDPEDYVIVASAGDGADTQDKGAGKAMTYAYKYMFLRTFAVPTGEDPDKISSAELDAKTAVEPLVGEVEIETLKKVVRALGAKSANEFKRITGVALKDLPGMTKSQWGVLMAQLNQQMDDAQHKAAMADGDSA; translated from the coding sequence ATGAATCTTTTTGAAAAAATGGCGGCTGTCATGCAGGATGTACAGTACCTTGCGAAGGACAACCGCGTTGAATTTAAATCGACGAATTACAAAGCGATATCAGAGGAAAAGGTAACTAGCGCGATGCGTAAGGCATTGCTGCAGCACGGTCTTGTGGTATTCCCGGTTGAGCAGGAGCGGACGCGAGTAGGCACGATCACGTCAGTTGATGTGAAATACCGGCTCCAAAACGTAGACGACCCGGAGGACTACGTTATTGTGGCATCTGCTGGCGACGGCGCAGACACTCAAGACAAGGGCGCGGGTAAGGCTATGACCTATGCCTACAAGTACATGTTTTTGCGGACGTTCGCGGTACCGACCGGCGAAGACCCGGACAAGATATCCTCCGCTGAACTGGACGCAAAGACGGCGGTCGAGCCTCTGGTGGGCGAGGTCGAGATCGAAACACTAAAAAAAGTGGTGAGAGCGCTGGGGGCAAAAAGCGCAAACGAATTTAAGCGCATTACGGGCGTAGCCCTGAAAGACCTACCCGGTATGACAAAAAGCCAATGGGGCGTGCTGATGGCGCAGTTAAATCAGCAGATGGACGACGCACAGCACAAGGCGGCCATGGCGGACGGTGATAGCGCGTGA
- a CDS encoding tyrosine-type recombinase/integrase, with translation MPKDKKKKLYTATYTFEGKRYYVRSSVSQRDADKKAAKAQQEREDGSLLIGDDIRVADYAIRWAKTYKSTTVSDSVYHAYTARIDNHIIPIIGPLKMKNVRPTNLQEIMNNQAGKSKTHCDKLLVTIRAIFHQAVKDGVIRRDPSEDISAPKATDGTHRTITTEERAAALSVAETNRFGLAIKLMLCCGLRPQEAAALRWCDIDQVNRRLMIRHAVKKSGTIGEPKSSAGKRNIPIPPMLWDSFKFPDNLDAFVLTNTRGEYFSYTSMRRAWSIFKREMDLALGAETEKNADGKTKTRYGVPVIVKSVIASDLDMYCFRHTYCTDLESAGVPLNVAKYLMGHSSIVLTSKIYTHMREDTLSSAAEKIAAIGATVGATPKLEKGIKSVQKAGEECEAGMRKVVTK, from the coding sequence ATGCCTAAAGACAAAAAGAAAAAGCTTTACACCGCTACATACACATTTGAGGGCAAGCGGTACTATGTTCGTTCCTCCGTCAGCCAGCGCGATGCAGACAAAAAGGCCGCAAAGGCACAGCAGGAACGTGAAGACGGATCGTTACTGATTGGCGACGATATTCGGGTCGCAGACTATGCCATACGCTGGGCAAAAACGTATAAGTCGACCACGGTTTCTGACAGCGTTTACCACGCATATACCGCGCGCATCGACAACCACATCATCCCCATCATCGGCCCTTTAAAAATGAAAAACGTTCGCCCCACAAATTTGCAAGAGATAATGAACAATCAGGCCGGGAAATCAAAAACCCATTGTGATAAGCTGCTTGTGACGATTCGGGCCATATTCCATCAGGCCGTTAAGGACGGTGTTATTCGGCGCGACCCGTCCGAGGATATTAGCGCCCCCAAAGCAACGGACGGCACGCACCGCACCATTACGACGGAGGAGCGCGCTGCTGCGCTTTCCGTTGCTGAGACGAATAGGTTTGGCCTAGCCATAAAACTAATGCTCTGCTGCGGTCTACGGCCTCAAGAAGCAGCCGCTTTGCGATGGTGTGATATCGATCAAGTGAATCGGCGGTTGATGATTCGCCATGCTGTTAAAAAAAGTGGAACAATCGGAGAACCAAAGTCCTCGGCAGGAAAGCGCAACATTCCCATTCCTCCAATGTTATGGGATTCCTTCAAGTTCCCCGACAATCTGGATGCCTTTGTGTTAACCAATACGCGCGGTGAGTATTTTAGCTACACATCTATGCGGCGCGCGTGGTCGATTTTCAAACGGGAAATGGATCTGGCGTTAGGTGCTGAAACCGAAAAGAATGCAGACGGAAAAACCAAGACGCGATACGGGGTTCCGGTTATTGTAAAAAGCGTAATTGCGTCCGATCTGGATATGTACTGCTTTCGCCATACCTATTGTACCGACTTGGAATCCGCCGGTGTGCCGCTCAACGTGGCAAAATACTTGATGGGGCATTCGTCCATTGTCCTTACATCAAAAATTTACACCCATATGCGCGAGGACACGCTATCAAGCGCGGCGGAGAAGATTGCCGCCATAGGTGCAACAGTAGGTGCAACACCGAAACTAGAAAAAGGCATTAAAAGCGTGCAAAAGGCAGGCGAAGAGTGCGAAGCAGGAATGCGGAAAGTAGTAACGAAATAA
- a CDS encoding HNH endonuclease, protein MKSKRTKALEISAAVKRHAYERDKGCCVLCGSPNGLPNAHYIGRAQGGLGIEKNVVTLCPECHREYDQTARREEMRQELRDYLRGFYPDWDENELIYRKWEM, encoded by the coding sequence ATGAAGAGTAAACGGACAAAGGCGCTTGAAATAAGCGCGGCGGTCAAGCGGCATGCTTACGAGCGGGACAAGGGCTGTTGTGTGCTTTGCGGGTCGCCAAATGGATTGCCCAACGCCCACTACATAGGCCGCGCACAAGGCGGCTTAGGCATCGAGAAGAACGTGGTTACGCTTTGCCCGGAGTGTCACCGAGAGTATGACCAGACGGCGCGGCGCGAGGAGATGCGCCAAGAGCTGCGGGACTATCTGCGAGGTTTTTATCCTGACTGGGACGAAAACGAACTAATTTATCGAAAATGGGAGATGTAA